The window CGCACTCCCACCCGCCGAGACGCTCACCCATCTACAAGCGGAGCTGACCCGGTAGGCCCCCGATCAACGTGAGCTTGCCCAGGACCGAAGATCAGCGGGCCGGCCGAGTCAGGCCGGCAGGTGGGCGCGGACGTCGTCGGCGACGGCGTCGCCGTACGAGTCGGCGAGCCGCTTGACGAAGATGTCCGGCTTGACGGCGTACTCCTGTGGTCCGGTGGTCTCCAGCACCAGCGCGGCGAGCAGGCAGCCGACCTGCGCGGCCCGTTCCAGACCGAGGCCCCAGCCGAGGGCGGCGAAGAAGCCGGCACGGAAGCCGTCACCGACACCGGTCGGGTCGTCGGCGACCACGTCACGGGCCACCGGTACGTGGATCCGCTCGATGCCCCGGCCAGTGATCTCCACCCCGTCAGCACCGAGCGTGGTGACCCGTACCGTCACCAGGTCGAGCACCTGGTCGCCGGTGAGGCCGACCTTGCTCTCCAGCAGCGACCGCTCGTACTCGTTGGTCAGCAGATACTCCGCCCCGTCGATGAGCTGCCGGACGTCCTCACCGCTCATCCGGGCCAGCTGCTGCGACGGGTCGGCGGCGAACCGGTAGCCCCGGGCCCGGCACTCGGCCGAGTGGCGCAGCATCGCCTCGGGGTCGTTGGCGCTGACCAGCACCAGTTCGAGGCCACCCACCCGGGCGGCGACCGGTGCCAGCTCGATGTTGCGGGCCTCGCTCATCGCACCGGCGTAGAAGGACGCGATCTGGCACAGGTCGTCGTCGGTGGTGCAGACGAAGCGGGCGGTGTGCGCCAACTCGCTGACGTGCACCGAGTCGCAGTCGACGCCGTGGCGTTCCAGCCAGGAACGGTAGTCGGCGAAGTCGGCGCCGACCGCGCCGAGCAGCACCGGGCGCAGACCGAGCTGGGCCATCCCGAAGGCGATGTTCGCCGCCACCCCGCCCCGGCGGACGACCAGGTCGTCGACGAGGAACGACAGGGACACCTTGTCCAACTGGTCCGCGATGAGCTGACCCGCGAACCGGCCGGGGAAGTGCATCAGATGGTCGGTGGCGATCGAGCCGGTGACGGCGATCTTCATGTCGGCCCTCGGGTGTCGGGGTGGGGAATCGTGCGCGGGCCAGCTTACCGGTACGGGGACCGTCAGAACCCGTACCGTTCTCGAATCGGCACGATCACCACGCCGTCAGCCGACGTCCGAGTCGGGGTATCCCCGGCCCCGGACGTGGCTGCGGACACGTACGCCCGGCGGCTCAGTGGAAGGAGTCGCCGCAGGCACAGGAGTTCTGCGCGTTCGGGTTGTCGATGGTGAAACCCTGGGCGTCGATCCGGTCCGCGAAGTCGATCTTCGCGCCGGTCAGGTACGGGGCGCTCATCCGGTCCACCACGACCTCGACGCCGCCGAAGTCGTCGACGATGTCCCCGTCCAGCGACCGCTCGTCGAAGAACAGCTGGTACCGCAGGCCGGAGCAGCCACCGGGCTGTACGGCGACCCGAAGCCGCAGGTCGTCGCGGCCTTCCTGGTCGAGCAGTGCCTTGACCTTCTCGGCCGCCAGGTCGGTGAGGACGACGGTGGTCGAGGCGGCGGTCTCGGCCGTTTCGGACTGCGCTGATGTGCTCACGTGAAGGTCTCCCCTGCGACGGTGCGAATTCGTCCGTATCAGGTAACGCTAACCGGCCGGGCCACGATTCCCAATCCGGGTGGCCACAATCCGTACGTGATCCGCCGCGCATCCCACCATCCGGAAGATCACCGGAAACTCACCGCCCCGTGGCCGTCGGCACGCCGTCAGCGGCTCCACTGGCCGGCCAGCCGGGCGGCGATCCCGCGCAGCCCTTCCGCCGGCCGGGCCAGCGCCTGAGCCAGCCCACCGCCGGTCTCGCCGCCGAAGTGGTCCACCAGGGCGTACGCCTCGGTGACGCCGGCCGCGGCCGACTCCCGCCGGCCGGTGGACACCTGGCCGGCGAGCACCACGCAGGGCAGTCCCCGGTCCCGGGCCGCGCCGGCCACCCCGGCGACCACCTTGCCGCGCAGCGACTGGTGGTCGAACGACCCTTCGCCGGTGATCACCAGGTCGGCGGCGTCCAGCGCGGCGGGCAGCCCGATCAGCGCGGTGACCAGGTCGATGCCGGACTCGCACCGCCCGCCGAGGGCGAGCAGCGCGGCGCCGATGCCACCGGCGGCCCCGGCCCCGGGCAGCGCGGCCAGCTGCGGCGGGCAGCCGGGCAGGCCCGCGACCAGGGTGCCGGCGAACCGCTGCAGCGCGGCGTCGAGCAGCAGTACGTCGGCCCGGTCGGCACCCTTCTGCGGCCCGTACACGTTGCTGGCCCCGTGCAGCCCGGTCAGCGGGTTGTCGACGTCGGTCGCGGCGACCAGCTCGACCCCGCGCAGCCGGGGTACGCCGTCGAGGCGGTCGACCCCGGCGAGGGCCACGCCGCCGTACGGCAGGGCGTAGCCGGCGGCGTCGAGCGGGGTGACCCCCAGCGCGGTGAGCATGCCGGCTCCGGCGTCGTTGGTGGCCGACCCGCCGAGCCCGACGACCACCCGACGGGCACCGTGTTCGACCGCCGCGACCAGCAGCAGCCCGAGGCCGTACGAGGTGGTGTGTTTCGGGTCACGTTCGGCTTCGGTGAGCAGGTGCAGGCCGCACGCCTGGGCGCTCTCCACGTACGCGGTCGGGCCGGCGGTCGCGCTCCCGCCGGCCCCCGGGCCGTCGACCAGCAGAATCTCACCGCCGACCGGCCGGCCGAGCGGGTCGACCGTCGGTACCGGGACCCGCCGGCCGGCGGTCGACTCGGCCAGCACCTCGACGAATCCCGGACCACCGTCGGACAACGGGCGCAGCACCAGCTCGTCGGTGGGCGCCCGGTCCCGCCACCCGGTGGCGACGGCGGCGGCCACCTCGGCGGCGGTCAGGGTGCCGGCGAACTTGTCCGGACAGATCAGGACCCGCATGGTCTGGCAGTGTGGCAGGCCACACTTGGGCTGGTCGCAGGCGGGCGGACCTGTGCGAGCATGGATCTCGTGACTTCGACGTGGGTTGAGCCTTCCAGCACCGCGACCGCCCTGTTGCTGCTCGGCCGGGGCAGCGACCCGGCCAGCGAGCGCGGCGTCGACTGTCCAGGGGAGCTCCCGGCACCCAGCGACCCGGACCTGGTCGCCCGGGCCACCGCCGCCAAGGCCGCGCTCGGCGACCGGGTCTTCGTGCTCGGTCACCACTACCAGCGCGACGAGGTCATCCAGTTCGCCGATGTCACCGGCGACTCGTTCAAGCTGGCCCGGGAGGCCGCCGCACGGCCGTCGGCCGAGTTCATCGTCTTCTGCGGTGTGCACTTCATGGCGGAGAGCGCCGACATCCTGACCGGCGACGCCCAGCGGGTGATCCTGCCGGATCTGGCCGCCGGCTGTTCGATGGCGGACATGGCGGCTCTCGGCCAGGTGGAGACCGCCTGGGAGGCGCTGGCCGACGCGGGCGCGGCCGGCTCGACGGTGCCGGTGACGTACATGAACTCGTCGGCGGACATCAAGGGCTTCGTCGGCCGCAACGGCGGGGTGGTCTGCACCTCGTCGAACGCCAAGCGCGCGTTGACCTGGGCGTTCGAGCGCGGTCAGCGGGTGCTGTTCCTGCCGGACCAGCATCTGGGCCGCAACACGGCGGTGCTGGAGATGGGACTGGACGCCGACGACTGCGTGCTCTACGACCCGCACAAGCCCGGTGGTGGGCTGACCGCGCAGCAGTTGCGCGAGGCGAAGATGGTGCTCTGGCGGGGGCACTGTTCGGTGCACGGCCGGTTCACCCGCAGCAGCGTCGACGAGGTACGGATGCGGGTGCCCGGGGTCAACGTGCTGGTCCACCCGGAGTGCCGCTACGAGGTGGTCACCACCGCCGACCAGATCGGCTCGACGGAGTACATCATCCGGACCATCGAGGCCGCCCCGGCCGGATCGGCGTGGGCCGTGGGCACGGAGCTGAACCTGGTCCGCCGGTTGGCGCTGGCCCACCCGGACAAGCAGGTCATGTTCCTGGACCGGACGGTCTGCTACTGCTCGACGATGAACCGGATCGACCTGCCGCACCTGGTGTGGGCGTTGGAGGAGCTGGTCGCCGGCCGGGTGCCGAACCAGATCACGGTCGAGCCGCGTACGGCGCATTTCGCGCGGGTCGCGCTGGACCAGATGCTGGCACTGCCCTGATCGGACAGCCACCTGATCGGATAGCTGACACCGCACCGTCAGGTCACCCAACGTAGTCTAGGTCCTACGTATACGTGCCGTCGTTCCCGAATTCGTGCCAATCGCAGCCGCTGCGGGATCCCACTTTCATCACGGAGCGCTATGCTGCCTCAGGCGACGAACGGGCAGCGCGGATCTTCGATGCTCCCCGGTGACAGACGGTAACCGGATGTCACTCGAGGTCCACCGACCGCCGGCTCCGTACGCGGGTCGTCCGGTTTCACCCACCGCCGGCCGGGACATGTTCATCCCATCTCGCCGGGCCAGCTCCACCCCACAAGACGGCAGCATCGACGCGCTGGAGGTTCCCTTGACCGACGACGTCCTGATCGTGCATGGCGGCACCCCCCTGCACGGGCAGATCCGGGTCCGAGGCGCCAAGAATCTCGTCTCCAAGGCGATGGTGGCCGCACTGCTCGGCGATGAGCCGAGCAGGTTGTACGACGTACCGCGGATCCGCGACGTCGAGATCGTCCGTGGCCTGCTCGAACTGCACGGGGTCAAGGTCAGCGACGGTGCCGAGGACGGCGAACTGGTGCTCGATCCGGCCAATGTGGAGAGCGCCTCGTTCGACCAGATCAACGTACACGCCGGCTCCAGCCGGATCCCGATCCTGTTCTGCGGCCCGCTGCTGCACCGGCTCGGCCACGCGTTCATCCCGGACCTCGGCGGTTGCCACATCGGTCCCCGGCCGATCGACTTCCACATGCAGGCGCTGCGCGAGTTCGGCGCGGTCGTCGAGAAGACCCCGCAAGGGCTGCACCTGACCGCGCCCAACGGTCTGCACGGCACCAAGTTCGAGCTGCCGTACCCGAGCGTCGGCGCCACCGAGCAGGTGCTGCTGACCGCCGTGCTCGCCGACGGGGTGACCGAGCTGCGCAACGCCGCGGTCGAGCCGGAGATCGTCGACCTGATCTGCGTCATGCAGAAGATGGGCGCGATCATCAAAGTGCACACCGACCGGGTGATCGAGATCCACGGCGTTCCCCGGCTCGGCGGCTACTCGCACCGGCCGATCCCGGACCGGATCGAGGCGGCCAGCTGGGCGGCGGCGGCGCTGGCCACCGGCGGCGACGTCAACGTGCTCGGCGCGCAGCAGGCCGACATGATGACCTTCCTGAACGTGTTCCGGTCGGTCGGCGGCGCGTACCAGGTCACCGACGCCCGCCCACCGCGCGTCGGCAGCGCCGGCCAGGAGGGCGGCATCCGGTTCTGGCACCCGGGCAACGAGCTGCGCGCGGTGGCCCTGGAGACCGACGTGCACCCGGGCTTCATGACCGACTGGCAGCAGCCGCTGGTCGTCGCGTTGACCCAGGCCCGTGGGCTGTCGATCGTCCACGAGACGGTGTACGAGCAGCGGCTGGGCTACACCGAGGCGCTCAACACGATGGGCGCGACGATCCAGGTCTACCGGGAGTGCCTGGGCGGGACCCCGTGCCGCTTCGGTCGC is drawn from Micromonospora sp. Llam0 and contains these coding sequences:
- a CDS encoding carbohydrate kinase family protein, producing the protein MKIAVTGSIATDHLMHFPGRFAGQLIADQLDKVSLSFLVDDLVVRRGGVAANIAFGMAQLGLRPVLLGAVGADFADYRSWLERHGVDCDSVHVSELAHTARFVCTTDDDLCQIASFYAGAMSEARNIELAPVAARVGGLELVLVSANDPEAMLRHSAECRARGYRFAADPSQQLARMSGEDVRQLIDGAEYLLTNEYERSLLESKVGLTGDQVLDLVTVRVTTLGADGVEITGRGIERIHVPVARDVVADDPTGVGDGFRAGFFAALGWGLGLERAAQVGCLLAALVLETTGPQEYAVKPDIFVKRLADSYGDAVADDVRAHLPA
- the nadA gene encoding quinolinate synthase NadA; translated protein: MTSTWVEPSSTATALLLLGRGSDPASERGVDCPGELPAPSDPDLVARATAAKAALGDRVFVLGHHYQRDEVIQFADVTGDSFKLAREAAARPSAEFIVFCGVHFMAESADILTGDAQRVILPDLAAGCSMADMAALGQVETAWEALADAGAAGSTVPVTYMNSSADIKGFVGRNGGVVCTSSNAKRALTWAFERGQRVLFLPDQHLGRNTAVLEMGLDADDCVLYDPHKPGGGLTAQQLREAKMVLWRGHCSVHGRFTRSSVDEVRMRVPGVNVLVHPECRYEVVTTADQIGSTEYIIRTIEAAPAGSAWAVGTELNLVRRLALAHPDKQVMFLDRTVCYCSTMNRIDLPHLVWALEELVAGRVPNQITVEPRTAHFARVALDQMLALP
- a CDS encoding glycerate kinase, with amino-acid sequence MRVLICPDKFAGTLTAAEVAAAVATGWRDRAPTDELVLRPLSDGGPGFVEVLAESTAGRRVPVPTVDPLGRPVGGEILLVDGPGAGGSATAGPTAYVESAQACGLHLLTEAERDPKHTTSYGLGLLLVAAVEHGARRVVVGLGGSATNDAGAGMLTALGVTPLDAAGYALPYGGVALAGVDRLDGVPRLRGVELVAATDVDNPLTGLHGASNVYGPQKGADRADVLLLDAALQRFAGTLVAGLPGCPPQLAALPGAGAAGGIGAALLALGGRCESGIDLVTALIGLPAALDAADLVITGEGSFDHQSLRGKVVAGVAGAARDRGLPCVVLAGQVSTGRRESAAAGVTEAYALVDHFGGETGGGLAQALARPAEGLRGIAARLAGQWSR
- the erpA gene encoding iron-sulfur cluster insertion protein ErpA; its protein translation is MSTSAQSETAETAASTTVVLTDLAAEKVKALLDQEGRDDLRLRVAVQPGGCSGLRYQLFFDERSLDGDIVDDFGGVEVVVDRMSAPYLTGAKIDFADRIDAQGFTIDNPNAQNSCACGDSFH
- the murA gene encoding UDP-N-acetylglucosamine 1-carboxyvinyltransferase, with protein sequence MFIPSRRASSTPQDGSIDALEVPLTDDVLIVHGGTPLHGQIRVRGAKNLVSKAMVAALLGDEPSRLYDVPRIRDVEIVRGLLELHGVKVSDGAEDGELVLDPANVESASFDQINVHAGSSRIPILFCGPLLHRLGHAFIPDLGGCHIGPRPIDFHMQALREFGAVVEKTPQGLHLTAPNGLHGTKFELPYPSVGATEQVLLTAVLADGVTELRNAAVEPEIVDLICVMQKMGAIIKVHTDRVIEIHGVPRLGGYSHRPIPDRIEAASWAAAALATGGDVNVLGAQQADMMTFLNVFRSVGGAYQVTDARPPRVGSAGQEGGIRFWHPGNELRAVALETDVHPGFMTDWQQPLVVALTQARGLSIVHETVYEQRLGYTEALNTMGATIQVYRECLGGTPCRFGRRNFKHSAVIAGPSKLHAADLVIPDLRAGFSHLIAALAAEGTSRVYGVDLINRGYEDFEAKLADLGAHVERP